CAGGCTTTGGAGCCAATTCCAAACAATGCCAAAAAATCACAGTATACAGGCATATGGCAAGATTGTCTCGAAAGTAACACTGATTGGAagtataaatcatttttttttaaaaaatcagttttatgtaTCAAGTACTcagtatcaaaaataaaaactctccatGCTAAATTGTAAAACAAATGTTAGCCAACTGTAGAAATATTAACTTACTTAACACAAATACCCTAAGCTactaaatgcaatgtggtatCCTGATCTGGATCatggaacagaaaaaagagagtagtggaaaaactggtgaaatcagAATAAAATCTGGAGTTCAGTTAATAGTAATGTTAATCTCtagttttgattaaaaaaaaaaaattagcattagGACttcaagaatccacctttcaatgcaggggacagggtttgatccctggtcagggaactcagatgtCACAGACCTCAGGACAACAAAGCTCcaggctgcaactactgagccgaAGAGCCACAGGAAAACTGGAgcgctgcaacgaagacccaattCAGTCAAAcaaacactgaaggaaaaaaaaaaaaaaagacactagcATTATGTCGGGTGTAACAATCAAGAAAACTAGATTCTACACCAtgtttgcaacttttctataaatctaaaactactTCAAAATAAGgtcaaaaaaaacccaaagaacacTAACCTAAAATACAATGTCCTGAAATACCTAGCCATGCAGATAGACAAAGATAACTGATCcaataaaggagaaatttaaGAGATGATTTGGTGTCccttttattataattaaacaAATTGCTTGATTTAAACAAATTTCTGGgaattccttttttccccagaggctcagtggtaaagactccacctgtaatgcaggagacttaagtgcaattcctgggtggggaagatcccctggagaaggaattggcaacccattccattatttcgccagaaaaatcccatgaacagagaagcctgggaggttacagtctgtggggtcacaaagagtcagacgcaactgagcacacacacaaccagaCCAGAGTTTTTAGACTCTGGAGGATCACTGCTGAAggcccggggtttgatccctggtagaggaactaagatcccacaagccaggcattgcagccaaaaaataaataaatagacaaattccTGTTTCTTACACTGAAATTGTACTTAAATGCATCTTTATATTTGGCATCACAAAGTTAATAATTAAAACATAACAAACCTACCTATCCAGGATGTATTTTAAGATGCTAATGAAAGGTATTTATGCAATTAAATTGATATTAACTAgggaatacatatatattaaaatcagAAACTACTTCTGGGGTTCACAGTCACACCTCAAATATGACAATAAGATTCATAAGTCAGAGAATTGAATAATTTCTTAATTCAAAATTATTCCTCTATGCATGTATTTATCAAGTATCTACTATAAAGTACTATCATAAGTATACCACTGAAAACAAACCCTATTATCAAATTCAAGGAACTTATGATGCAAAACGAAGTATAAACATATAAACAGATATGACAACAGGCAAACATCACAACAAAATATGAAAGGGTCAAACTCAAGGGCTTAGATGGCACCACAGAGCAAGGTAAAATCCATGGGGCCAAGAAAGGCTAAGCAGGCAATGTGAGCTGGGTCCTAACAGTCCAGGGACTACTTCAAACAGATGAACAGCAGGTGCTGACTATGAAAGGTAGAGTTTGGTCCTAATGGAAGATTTAGAAAGACTCAGAatacaaccaaaaataagtaTTAGTACTAACATGCTGAATCTGAGTCCAAAGATATTTCCCATTTGTTTCATCTGTAAGAGAATTACAGTGCAGCCAAATTTTGTTTACACGGATAAAACCAACATATATTGTTTTCTAAGTGTTTCCTGCATGCACAAAAtgcaaaaagatttaaaaagcatCAGTGGAAAAAAACTACACTTCTACCAAAATCCCCTTTATTAAGAGTGAATTAAAACTACCCCAAACTCTCAGAAATatcctcaaaataaaattatgtattttatcacattttctttaaaaaaaaaaaaaaaaatcacacacacacacacacacacatagtaagCTTAACAATAAACCACTAAAGCTATTAAAGtcgtgtgtgtgcgcatgcacatAAGAATGTAGAGGAGGGGACAAACATGTATCAGGACATTATAAAATCTATGAAGAATAATTAAACACTGTAACAGTGGTGAGAAGAGAAAGGCCTTCTATGTATGACAGTAAATGAAGGCCTTGCTAACAAGGGCAACATGTGAGCCAAAACCTGAAATGAGGGAGTGATCCACACATAAATAGGGAACAACAATTCAagtaaagacctaaatgcaaaggccctgggttCCTTCCAAGCCCTACACCACAGTTTAAATTAAGCTGTCAATTCACCAAGCACGCTCACTATTAGCAAATTTCTAACAGGCGGTAATAGTAgcagtaagaaaaaataaaagtaccactactaaaacaatgataaaatataaaacttaatgTGCTCTGGTCGACACTGCTCCACATCAGCAGTTCTCCAGCGGAGGAAATTACGCCTCTCCAGAGGGTATTTGGCCATGTACGGAGACATTTTCGGTCAACAAAACTGGAGGGCACGCATGATACTGGCAGCTAGTAAACATACTCCACTGCATTTAGGAAAGTCCCATTATAAAGAACTAGCCAGCCAAAAAACAGTGCTGAGGTTAAGAAATCCTGCTCTACACTTACTAATTTAATCCTCTCGACAATGCTAGATTATAATCCTgattatacagaaataaataaaattgggatCAGAGAGATTAAATTACTTGCTGTAGTCAGTGATGGAGCTGAAATTTGAATCCCAAATGTTTCATTCAAGAGTCAATACACTTAACCACTACCTAGTATTATCTCTTTACAGTTAAATTCATGgactattatgtgccaggcaacaAGCTAACTTAAATATATAATGTCTTTAAACTTCACAGCCACACAATTTGGTGAGCTAAAGCTGAGCCAAGTTACACCCAATATTACAGAGTAAGTAAGTAACAGAACTCAAAACCACCTCTGACACAAAGGTCAGTTCTTCACCACCATTAATACAACAATgttaaagaagaataaattatCCTTTCGGGACAGAGTCAAGAAAAATCACTAAATGGTTAATATGAGTAGTTTGACATAATTCTAAAACGTACATTTCTACAAAGCAATGCAACCTCATCACCTGCTCTACAAGCCCATTTCAAATTCGGGTCCAGTTTCTTTAGTTAGAATCTATGTGCAAAACTACCtaacaaaaaaaagaaggatcATAACTTTGTTACTGAATTTATTAggtaaaaagaatatttaagaatcCAAGATGACTGCCATACTAAGATCAGAGAAGACCTAACAACCTAGAAAACGAACCCTCAAGCTGAAACTGGCAAAAGCAGAATTACTTAGCCCTCAGTGAAAAAGTTACCTTTAAAATTTACAACTATGATGCCCTATTGTCATTATCGGAAGCATCAGTACTATGGATTAACCACAGAAATAGTACAAGCAGCTCGTCATCAAAACTATGGCAGTCCAAGTTAACACATACTTCACGTGTACTACGTGTGAGGCCCTATGCTAACTGTACTGCATGCGTATCTCACTAGTCTTTCACAACTCTTGAGAAACAGAGTAGATGAGATTACTCTATTTTGCTAATGAGTAAACCGAGGCCCAGACCATTATGTAGATCAATTAAGCTGTCAATTCACCAAGCATGTTCACTATTAGCAAATTTCTAACAGGTGGTAATAGTAgcagtaagaaaaaataaatgtaccactactaaaacaatgataaaatataaaacttgtcCTGGTCATGTACCCAGGACAGGTGTTCCTCAAAGATACTGCAGTGTAATtcccagaccaccacaataaagtgagtATTGTACACAATGAAGTAAGTCACACCaattttttggtttctcattgcatataaaagttatgtttatagtCTAGTCTACTAAGTATACAATAGCATGATGTCTAAAAATACAATGTAcaaacctcaattaaaaataatttattgctaaGAAATGCATCATCTGAAACTTCAGCAAGCTGTAATCTTTCTGCAAATGGAGGGTCCTTCCTCAATGCTGGTGGCTGCTGAAGGTTGGGGTGGCTGCAGCAATTTCTTACAAGACAACAATGAAATCTGATACACCGATTGGCTCTTCCTCCCACAATTTCTCTGTAACATGACATGCTTGTTGATAGCACGTTACACACCATAGAACTTCTTCCAAATCTGGAGTCAGTCTTCTCAAATCCTGCAGCTGCTTTATCAATTAAGTTAATGTAATACCTAAATCCTGTATTGTCATTTCAATCTATatagcatcttcaccaggagtagatttCAAGAATCCACTGACTTTGCTCATTCATAAGGAACAATGGATGAAGCAACACCTCccccatttaaattttattacaggGTTGCAGTAATTAAGTCACAttttcaggctccacttctaattttAGTTCTCTTGTTATTgccaccacatctgcagttacttcctccaaTGAAATTCTGAAACCCTCCAAGCCATCCATGAGgattggaatcaacttcttccaaactcctctGAATGTTGATCTAACTTTGCCCAGATCCCTTAGAGGAATCAGTATCTATGGCAGCTAGAGCCTTACAAAAGGTATTTCTTAAAAGTAAGACCTGAAAGTCGAAGTGACTCCATGATCTATGGGCTGCAGAACGGATGTTGGTGTGAGCAGGCATTACAAGGTGCACTGACCAGGTCAATGAGCAGTGACACTTGGGAACCTTTTTCTAAGCAACAGGataacagtgggcttaaaatattcagtaaaccatcctgtaaacagatgtgctgtcatccaggctttgttgctccatttacagagcacaggcagagtagatttaatgtaatttttaaggACCCTAGCATTTTTAGAATGAGCACTGGCTTCAACTTGAAGTCACCAGTTGCATTAGTCTCTAACTGAGAACCAGCCTGTCCTTTAAAACCAGGCACTGATTTCTCCTCTCCAACTATGAACATCCAGGAcggcatcttcttccaatagaagGCTATTTTGACTAGACTGAAAATCTGTTGTTCAGGGTAGCCACCTTCATGAATTATCTTAGCTAGTTCCtttggataacttgctgcagctttcACATCAGCATGCACTACTTCACACATTTGTACTTTTATGTTATGGAGACAGTTTCTTTCCTCAAACCTCGTGAACCAACCTCTCCTAGCTTCAAGTTTTCTTCTGTGTCTCCCCACATCTCTCAGCCTTCAAAGAACAGCAGAGAGTTAAGGCCTTGCTCTAGATTAGACTTTGGCTTAAGAGGATGTTGTGTTTGGTTTGATTATCCACACCACTAAAACCTTCTCTGTATCAGCAATAAGgtcctttcactttcttcattcaTATGTTCACTGGAGCTGCACGTTTAACTTTCTTCAAGAACTTTTTCTTTGCATCCACAACTCAGCTAACCGTTTGGCACAAGAGGCCTACTTTGGGAGATATCTTGGCTTTCAACATGCCTTCCTCATTAACCTCAGTCATTTCTAACTTTCGATTTCAACTGAGAGACATGGACTCTTCACTAGCAAAGTTAAGAGGTCATGGCagggttattaattggcctaCTTTCAATATTATAGCATCTCAATGACTAGGGAGGcccaaggagagggagaaagacaggGAACAGCCAGTCAGTGGAGGcgtcagaacacacacaacatttacAATTAACTTCACCATCTTATTAGGGTTGTGGTTTGTGGTAACCCAAAATGACAACATTAACATCAACACCAATCAcaaaacaataacacaataatgacaaaaagtttaaaatattgtgagaattaacgAAATGTGATATAGAAGActcaaagtgagcaaatgctgtttaAAGTACAATAAAAGAGGTATGTCTCTATACCCAAACTGGAATCCAGGCAGCAAGATTCCCAAGCCTGCACTTTTAACCTACTATACTTTATGGAGTCTACATGCATAACACATATCAATCTTTATATCATTAATGAAATccttaaaatactgaaaacaaagtGACATGCCCACTTCCAAAATAAATTGGGAAATATGCACTTAGCCACTCcctacatataaaaaataaaagatatcttTAGTGTGTACATCATCATTGTGGAAATGATGAACCacaaatttcacaatttattttcaaagtctacaattttagaatgttttcatgTGACCATCTCACACAAATTATGAGTGAATTAAAACCTAAGCCTTTGTGTACAATCCACTATGCCATTCAAAATTCTGTCTAATAAAGTCAGACTGTGACAAAAGATAAAATGTCAGGATACTATTTAAGTTTTTGCTTAACTGTTTCTCTTCACCCTCACTCCATTATACAAAtgattctaaatatttaaatcttgATCATTAAAAATGATCTAGATTAAATACACAATCCATGGCAATAACTGCCCAGTCTATACAATTGGCAATTCCTCATACAATGTGTTTTGTAACTCTTAAAATATCTTCTCTTTTAACTCTAATTCAATGATTTAACAGCGCCCATCTGAATCTGGTTTCTCAACCTAGAATACATTCCATGAGAATACAAATAGTACCTGAGTCTCAAATATTTTGAATCAAATCAATACTGTCAATATCATTACGTAATTAAAGGGCAACattaaagtagaatttttttttttactgttcttaAAAATGCAAGTGctagaaatatgtaaaaatttgcCAAGTCATTTTTgtagttaaaaaataagatatctaCACTTCTGAAAAAATATTACAGGATTCTCAGAGGGTGctctaaaaaatgaaagaaacagagccTAAGATGTACTGTTCCAAGAAAGAAATCCAGCAACCACAAGTCCAAAAGAATTGATGaaatgtaaatgaataaaaacatttagAAGTCAGCACTTCAAGAACCTTGCACTCCCTAACACTTTGGTGGTGATCCACAAACCTGAGAGGCTAATCAATAACTatatttcctcattaaaaaataataaagatcttaCCTCCAGATTATTatccttaaaaattattaactaaAAAAGATTTCATGAGATATCTctgtaaagataaaaaaaaaaaaacacctttaagTAACCAAGAGATATCAAAAAGGTAAAAAGTTACCATGTCAAGAAAGATaaccattatttatattttagtacCCAAAACTAACtttcatcaaaaataattttattaactgcctcaaacaggagctctgtatcaacctatagagggagatgggagggagtttcaaaaaggatgagatatatgtatatctatggctgattcatgttgaggtttgacagaaaacagcaaaattctgtaaagcaattatccttcagtgaaaaattaattttaaaaagttttattaactGCTATTATAAAGTCAAAAATTATCAACCCTTTCCGATTCTAGTactcaaaataattatgattttaaCATTAcggtttaaataaataaagacaacttCCTTTACATATCTCCATCCTGAACGTTGCTTTGAACCAATGTGATTTTTCACCTACATTTACACAGACCACTTCTCATAGATTTGACTTATCTGAGTATGCAACAGACGAATATGTCACAGAATCAGCTAGACAGGTATCTGACGTCTATCCCAAGAGCACTGAACGCGTAACTAATTCAGTGTGATCGTTAAGAAATTCACTATCCTCCCAATGGATGCAAAAGCAGTATTAGTTACATTTCCATGTTCTTCAACAAATGGCTGCATGAAACGGGGAAACTTGTCCcatcactgctactgctgctgctgctaagtcgcttcagtcgtgtccgactctgtgcgaccccatagacggcagcccaccaggctccaccgtccctgggattctccaggcaagaactatggagtgggttgccatttccttctccaacgcatgaaagggaaaaatgaaagtgaagtcgctcagtcgtgtccgactctttgcgaccccatggactgcagcctaccaggctcctccatccatcactaactcctcaTAAATCTCCGGTACAGCTACCAAATAAAGCTTACACTCTAAGGTTGTAGTTCTGCATACTTAACAAGAGGCTCACCTCGGTTGAGTGGATGTCTTTCTGCTGCTAAGGAACTGACTGAACTGTTACTGTTTTCATCAGCACAATAAGAACTGTGAAAAAGTACTTCCTTCAATTCTGTTACTATCATGGGGAAAtggagtatatattttaaaatagtgatgACGACGATGCTGATGGAGGGAAAATTCAATATCGTTATATATGTCCAGTAAACAGAAACTGGgtagaaataataaaggaaaggTCTAAGTGGTAATAATGGTAAAGAAATCACTATTTGAAACAATAATATTCACAACACACCATGTGTGCTCTAGAATGAAGATACAAGTTCAATAACATAAGAATGCTGCAAAAATGTCCTGGTTCTTTGACTCCTCTCTCGCCTACCAGAAAAACACATCTACAAACATTTTCTCAATCCCAAATACTTCATTCAAGATTCAAAAAATGGTAGCTAATGAATAAGTAATGGAAACAATTTTGGAAGATCTCAACCAGCTTAGAAAAGGGAAGACAAGTTCGAACCCAAAATAGtaactaaataaaaacaatgtaGTATTTAagtacctccccaccccccaactagCTTAAAATAACTAGGTAAAAATCGCATTTGCAAAGGCTCTATTAcctgtttcattttaaattatcaatAAACGCAATGAAAATTAGGACCGGGAAGATATTAAAGCGTTGTTGCCGCCTACAGTAATCACTATTCATGATCATGCAAATAATTCCTGAACAGCACCAATAATCACACACTCTTCTTAGAATCAGAGTCTTgaaaaacagcatttaaaaacTCAAAGATGGGAACGAACCCTCGGACCCCGCGATACAGGGCTGGGGAGAAGCAAGGGCGCTGTGCCGCACCAGCATTCTCCCCCTTTCTCCGTCCTCCCCACCCCCGGTCAGGTGACCAGCTATTTAGCACCATTAACACCCACGGGTCGACAAGTGGTTCATTAAATTACACGTATTGTCGAAGGCCAGGTTCCGGGCTCCTCCTCACTTCAAACTATGCAAAAGGAGGCGACAGTTTGGGGCCCGACCACAAAAGCGCGCAGCTGCGGGAGGGAGGATGGAGCGCCGACCCCGAGTCCCGGCGGTGGGGACCCAGCTCGGCTCCGCGGCCGGACCCGGGCCCCAGGCTCTACACTGCAGAGCCGGGGCGAGGCCTGAGGGCTGGGCCTCCGGGCCGCGCCGCCGCGCCTCCCCGCCCGAGCGCCCGCGCGGCGGCGGGACTCACCCGAGGCGGGGGCGCGGAGCCGGCGGGAAGGCCGCGGCCCGACCCTCGCCGGGCGGCCCCGCCACCGCGGCCCAAACGGTCCCGGGCGGCCGAGGCGGCGCGGGCAGGCCGAGGCGTTGCGCAAGAGGCCGGGGGCGTCCCGGTCTGCGCGGGAAGGAAGCGCGGAGCCCGGCCGGCGGAGGGCGGGAGGCCGCGGGGCGCGGGGCAGAAGGGGAGGGCCGCGCGTCGCCGGCCGCCGCCGCGCCGCCACTCACCAGCTCCGCCGACAAGCGCTACCTCAGGCAGCGAGGGAAGATGGTGGCCGTGCCGCGCGGAGGAGGGGGCCGGCGCGCCGAGAGGGGGTACGCGCGGGACGCAGGCGTCGCTGCCGAGGCCGCTTCCTCCTCACGGCCAGCCGGACGCCGCGAACCCCGGCGCCCCGGCTTCCGCGCCGCCCTCCTCAGCCTTCGTGCAGCCGCCGCCGCTCAGCGCCCCAGCAGAGCGCGCCTCGTGGGGACCGTGCAGCGGCGCGAGACCCCGAGGCCATCTGCGTGCGGCGGCGGCCCGGCGGCTGGAGCGTGGCCGTGTCACGTGACCGCACTGTTTACCGTTCCGGGGCAGCGCCGCGCCTGCGCGCTGCGGGCCTCGGGCCTCCGAGGGCGCGGCCCGCCCGCGGGCCCGCTGGAGCTGCTCGCGCTCTCTCCTCCGCGGCTCGGTGACTGCTCGCTCAATGTGATACTGACGGGCACGTCTCTCCGCCTGCGCTGCTCTTCATGAACGGGACATGGGTCCCAGAATGGCGGGCGACGGCGGAACCGACCGACCCCGAGCCGAGGGATCCCTGCTGGCCCTGCACCACAGTCCGCTCGTGAACCGCCTCGCTCTCTGCTTGGGCATGTTAGCTATCCTCTCTGCTTTCAGGACTCGACAGGCCTCCTGATCTAACTCAGCAGCTTTCAACGGTGGCCATAGGTTTCCTGCAGGGCCCCAAGACGTTTCAGAGGGTCTCCAGTTCTTGCTACTGCCTAAGACTAAATTTTCTTCGTCTCCTTCAACCGAAGCAACTTGTAGCAGTTTAATGCAGAAGCAGATACGAGAATTCAGCC
The nucleotide sequence above comes from Bubalus bubalis isolate 160015118507 breed Murrah chromosome 10, NDDB_SH_1, whole genome shotgun sequence. Encoded proteins:
- the LOC112587299 gene encoding translation initiation factor IF-2-like, producing MGTNPRTPRYRAGEKQGRCAAPAFSPFLRPPHPRSGDQLFSTINTHGSTSGSLNYTYCRRPGSGLLLTSNYAKGGDSLGPDHKSAQLREGGWSADPESRRWGPSSAPRPDPGPRLYTAEPGRGLRAGPPGRAAAPPRPSARAAAGLTRGGGAEPAGRPRPDPRRAAPPPRPKRSRAAEAARAGRGVAQEAGGVPVCAGRKRGARPAEGGRPRGAGQKGRAARRRPPPRRHSPAPPTSATSGSEGRWWPCRAEEGAGAPRGGTRGTQASLPRPLPPHGQPDAANPGAPASAPPSSAFVQPPPLSAPAERASWGPCSGARPRGHLRAAAARRLERGRVT